The Trichocoleus sp. FACHB-46 genome has a segment encoding these proteins:
- a CDS encoding DUF4089 domain-containing protein encodes MSNATIDPTDYVHAAASLIDLPLDPEGVPSVVTNFARIQAIAELVLEFPLPDQIEAAPIFVP; translated from the coding sequence ATGTCAAACGCCACTATTGACCCAACGGATTACGTTCACGCTGCGGCCAGCTTGATCGATTTGCCCCTTGACCCAGAAGGTGTCCCTAGTGTCGTCACCAACTTTGCTCGCATTCAGGCGATCGCGGAGCTGGTGCTGGAGTTTCCGCTCCCCGACCAGATTGAAGCTGCTCCGATTTTTGTCCCATGA